One part of the Streptomyces ferrugineus genome encodes these proteins:
- a CDS encoding transglutaminase-like domain-containing protein translates to MPATPAPALSPDAATFYATQSPFSDPGALASRYADLPADPAELARVVRDLLIHRGEGALFRHTHPADRLHNDAETRYVDDILRIIVERDDAPLGRRREVGDRFVGVCRDFSLLHCSLLRHMGVPARVRSGFADCFRKNGTDDFHVDHVVTEYWDETKGAWALADAQLADPAITSDWDVDFDPMDVPRDRFLVAGEAWRAIRQDGADHRAFGLHPPAEGPFWGERFVAGNVRLDLAALNKVETLLWDVWGEEDGEPGQPLSDAARELYDRASPVVSGEVSYEEARRLFAEDDTLRTPDRVTCFAPFNGESRVTLRR, encoded by the coding sequence ATGCCCGCCACCCCTGCCCCCGCCCTCTCGCCGGACGCCGCCACCTTCTATGCCACCCAGAGCCCGTTCTCCGACCCCGGCGCCCTGGCGTCCCGGTACGCGGATCTGCCCGCCGACCCCGCCGAACTCGCCCGTGTCGTACGCGACTTGCTGATCCATCGCGGAGAGGGCGCGCTGTTCCGGCACACGCATCCGGCGGACCGGCTGCACAACGACGCCGAGACCCGCTATGTCGACGACATCCTGCGGATCATCGTCGAGCGCGACGACGCCCCGCTCGGCCGGCGGCGCGAGGTCGGGGACCGGTTCGTCGGCGTGTGCCGGGACTTCTCGTTACTGCACTGCTCTCTGCTGCGTCACATGGGCGTGCCGGCCCGTGTCCGGTCCGGCTTCGCCGACTGCTTCCGGAAGAACGGCACGGACGACTTCCATGTCGACCACGTCGTCACCGAGTACTGGGACGAGACGAAGGGCGCCTGGGCCCTGGCCGACGCCCAGCTCGCCGACCCGGCCATCACCAGCGACTGGGACGTCGACTTCGACCCGATGGACGTACCGCGCGACCGTTTCCTGGTCGCGGGCGAGGCCTGGCGGGCCATCCGCCAGGACGGCGCGGACCACAGGGCGTTCGGGCTGCATCCGCCCGCGGAGGGGCCGTTCTGGGGGGAGCGGTTCGTCGCGGGCAACGTCCGGCTCGATCTCGCGGCGCTCAACAAGGTGGAGACGCTGTTGTGGGACGTGTGGGGAGAGGAGGACGGCGAGCCGGGGCAGCCGCTGTCGGACGCGGCCCGTGAGCTGTACGACCGCGCCTCCCCCGTCGTCAGCGGCGAGGTGTCCTACGAGGAGGCACGGCGGCTGTTCGCCGAGGACGACACCCTGCGCACCCCGGACAGGGTGACCTGCTTCGCCCCCTTCAACGGGGAGAGCCGGGTCACGCTCCGCCGCTGA
- a CDS encoding condensation domain-containing protein has translation MRMTDIQRCEVRPGRLVEWTFSPATIATATGLPEDSRPPAYIQESHIRTARSVREDGLFVPTWLGTAFDLPGRADLDALQEALRGWTLRHETLRSGFRWSGEGGDEMRRFTLDADAVSLERTEVGDFTDPAELVRHLQERFDLTADALRWPNLIYTAVVRDDSTSVYMAFDHSNVDAHSIHRIPAEIHELYAAHVAGGALEPAPASSYVDFCEIERTDADRIDDSHEIVARWREFIRRCDGRLPNFPVDLGLDPGAGLPTQKLLREELTGPDTAAAFEAYCRPYGGSSVGVLAATALIVHEIGGQPVYRTVVPFHTRVKSRWSDSVGWYVGGAPIEIPVEEAYDLPSALRTVRAALHAGRHLARMPLARVLHLLGADFRPTSPDLYSIVSYVDTRGIAGSGRWAAQKAYGLIRVSYGDQVCAWVTRLHEGLWFASRYPDTDVAQKNMRLYVERLRDVIASTVP, from the coding sequence GTGCGAATGACTGACATCCAGCGCTGCGAGGTCCGGCCCGGACGACTCGTCGAGTGGACGTTCAGCCCGGCGACCATCGCGACGGCGACCGGCCTGCCGGAGGACTCACGGCCGCCGGCGTACATCCAGGAGTCGCACATCAGGACCGCGAGGTCCGTGCGCGAGGACGGCCTGTTCGTGCCGACCTGGCTCGGTACCGCCTTCGACCTGCCGGGCCGGGCCGACCTCGACGCGCTTCAGGAGGCGCTGCGCGGCTGGACGCTCCGGCACGAGACGCTGCGCAGCGGCTTCCGCTGGTCCGGCGAGGGCGGCGACGAGATGCGCCGGTTCACGCTCGACGCCGACGCCGTGTCCCTGGAGCGCACCGAGGTCGGTGACTTCACCGACCCGGCGGAGCTGGTCCGCCACCTCCAGGAGCGCTTCGACCTCACGGCGGACGCGCTGCGCTGGCCCAACCTCATCTACACGGCCGTCGTCCGGGACGACTCCACCAGCGTGTACATGGCCTTCGACCACAGCAACGTCGACGCCCACTCCATCCACCGCATCCCCGCCGAGATCCACGAGCTGTACGCGGCGCACGTCGCGGGCGGGGCCCTGGAGCCGGCGCCGGCCAGCAGCTACGTCGACTTCTGCGAGATCGAGCGCACGGACGCCGACCGGATCGACGACAGCCACGAGATCGTGGCCCGCTGGCGGGAGTTCATCCGCCGCTGCGACGGCAGGCTGCCGAACTTCCCCGTCGACCTCGGCCTCGACCCGGGGGCCGGCCTGCCCACCCAGAAACTCCTGCGCGAGGAGCTCACCGGACCGGACACCGCCGCCGCCTTCGAGGCGTACTGCCGCCCCTACGGGGGCAGCTCGGTCGGTGTGCTGGCCGCCACCGCGCTGATCGTCCACGAGATCGGCGGCCAGCCCGTCTACCGCACCGTCGTGCCGTTCCACACCCGCGTGAAGTCCCGCTGGTCCGACTCGGTGGGCTGGTACGTCGGCGGCGCCCCCATCGAGATCCCCGTGGAGGAGGCGTACGACCTCCCCAGCGCCCTGCGCACGGTACGCGCCGCGCTGCACGCCGGCCGGCATCTGGCCCGCATGCCGCTCGCCCGCGTCCTCCACCTGCTCGGCGCGGACTTCCGCCCCACCTCCCCCGACCTGTACTCGATCGTCTCCTACGTCGACACCCGGGGCATCGCCGGATCCGGACGCTGGGCCGCGCAGAAGGCGTACGGACTGATCCGGGTGTCGTACGGCGACCAGGTGTGCGCCTGGGTCACCCGGCTGCACGAGGGCCTGTGGTTCGCCAGCCGCTACCCGGACACCGATGTCGCGCAGAAGAACATGCGGCTGTACGTGGAGCGGCTGCGGGACGTCATCGCCTCGACCGTCCCGTAA
- a CDS encoding nucleoside deaminase — MDQTEARGWLGTALAEARAGLGEGGIPIGAALYGADGSLLGRGHNRRVQDGDPSMHAETAAFRAAGRQRSYRGTTMVTTLSPCWYCSGLVRQFGISRVVIGEAVTFHGGHDWLAEHGVEIVLLDDPECVDLMRTFIKHHPDLWNEDIGE, encoded by the coding sequence ATGGATCAGACAGAGGCACGCGGCTGGCTCGGCACGGCCCTCGCGGAGGCCCGTGCCGGGCTGGGCGAGGGCGGGATTCCGATCGGTGCCGCGCTCTACGGGGCCGACGGATCGCTGCTGGGGCGTGGCCACAACCGGCGGGTGCAGGACGGCGACCCCTCGATGCACGCGGAGACGGCCGCGTTCCGGGCGGCGGGGCGGCAGCGGTCGTATCGCGGCACGACCATGGTGACCACCCTCTCGCCGTGCTGGTACTGCTCCGGCCTGGTCCGGCAGTTCGGCATCTCCCGGGTGGTGATCGGCGAGGCGGTCACGTTCCACGGCGGGCACGACTGGCTGGCCGAGCACGGCGTGGAGATCGTGCTGCTCGACGATCCCGAGTGCGTCGACCTGATGCGCACCTTCATCAAGCACCACCCCGACCTGTGGAACGAGGACATCGGTGAGTGA
- a CDS encoding SRPBCC domain-containing protein: MTGSIEQGISQTHGHTHILHFLVRLPRPMEAVWPWLSTPERLTSWCTPVDTLEPHLGGAVALRDLGSGRITAWDVDRVAEYTVEGGRIRFHLERDGDDGAALRFTHEFQGEAETERRWRARFERLLEVLEGGA, from the coding sequence ATGACCGGTTCCATAGAACAGGGCATCAGCCAGACCCACGGGCACACGCACATCCTGCACTTCCTGGTGCGGCTTCCCCGCCCCATGGAGGCGGTCTGGCCCTGGCTCTCCACCCCGGAGCGCCTCACGTCCTGGTGCACCCCGGTCGACACCCTCGAACCGCATCTCGGCGGCGCGGTCGCCCTGCGCGATCTCGGCAGCGGGCGGATCACCGCCTGGGACGTGGACCGGGTCGCCGAGTACACGGTGGAGGGCGGCCGGATCCGGTTCCATCTGGAACGGGACGGCGACGACGGCGCAGCGCTCCGCTTCACCCACGAGTTCCAGGGCGAGGCGGAGACCGAGCGGCGCTGGCGGGCCCGCTTCGAGAGGCTGCTCGAGGTGCTGGAGGGCGGCGCCTGA
- a CDS encoding isopenicillin N synthase family dioxygenase, translating into MSDRPRIPTIDLRPWLHGDAETRGAIARTVDEALQSAGFLLVTGHGVDPSLRARIRAAARAFFTLPAEAKQAYAVKVGGRGWLGPGAEANGYAEGTETPPDLKESLSFATHEPFEDPVVNAEWYAPNVWPSEVPELRALCEEYLARMGELENRLLSLLGEALGLEPDFFTRHMDHPTYGFNINWYPGRETIGEPEPGQFRIGPHTDFGTVTILDRQAGKGGLQVFTDAGGWEDAPYDPAAFTVNIGDLMARWTGDRWRSGRHRVLPPPADAPAEELMSLVYFGECTPGTVVASVPAPVGRVAYEPVDSHVYLRRQLDSITVD; encoded by the coding sequence GTGAGTGACCGGCCCCGCATCCCCACGATCGACCTCAGGCCGTGGCTGCACGGCGACGCCGAGACCCGTGGCGCCATCGCCCGCACGGTCGACGAGGCCCTGCAGAGCGCCGGCTTCCTCCTCGTGACCGGGCACGGCGTGGACCCGTCCCTGCGCGCCCGCATCCGCGCCGCCGCCCGCGCCTTCTTCACGCTCCCCGCCGAGGCGAAGCAGGCGTACGCCGTGAAGGTCGGCGGACGCGGCTGGCTGGGGCCGGGCGCGGAGGCCAACGGGTACGCGGAGGGCACCGAGACCCCGCCGGACCTGAAGGAGTCGCTGAGCTTCGCGACCCACGAGCCCTTCGAGGACCCGGTGGTCAACGCCGAGTGGTACGCGCCGAACGTCTGGCCGAGCGAGGTGCCCGAACTGAGGGCGCTGTGCGAGGAGTACCTCGCACGGATGGGCGAGCTGGAGAACCGGCTGCTGTCCCTGCTCGGCGAGGCCCTCGGGCTCGAACCCGACTTCTTCACCCGGCACATGGACCACCCGACGTACGGCTTCAACATCAACTGGTATCCGGGGCGGGAGACGATCGGCGAGCCGGAGCCGGGCCAGTTCCGCATCGGGCCGCACACCGACTTCGGCACGGTGACGATCCTCGACCGGCAGGCGGGCAAGGGCGGGCTGCAGGTCTTCACGGACGCCGGCGGCTGGGAGGACGCGCCCTACGACCCGGCGGCGTTCACCGTCAACATCGGGGATCTGATGGCCCGTTGGACCGGCGACCGGTGGCGGTCGGGGCGGCACCGGGTGCTACCGCCGCCCGCAGACGCGCCCGCCGAGGAACTGATGTCCCTCGTGTACTTCGGGGAGTGCACCCCCGGCACGGTCGTGGCATCGGTGCCCGCTCCGGTGGGACGGGTGGCGTACGAACCGGTCGACTCGCATGTTTATCTGCGCCGACAGCTGGACTCGATCACCGTCGACTGA